The following coding sequences lie in one Phyllopteryx taeniolatus isolate TA_2022b chromosome 4, UOR_Ptae_1.2, whole genome shotgun sequence genomic window:
- the LOC133477457 gene encoding uncharacterized protein LOC133477457, translating to MSEGQFGSISGPRNLQVVNMKHPLGYCLPRMTGAMSLDKEQSDQEKTKRLKLLEEQVQDVQTLGSHWDNNIPFVAKHIKASGKKVEPTHGQKDKSKKKQTPTDEEIKANLRKKLEAFNQMSKNKSHAQPNPYSDTQCEPVGMKICTSKCETMVLSRKRVECPLQVGDEILHKYLGVLYTSEGKMEREIKRWIGAASAVMQTLYWYVVVKELSRKAKLSIYRSMYIPTLTYGCELWVVTERTRSRIHAAEMSFLRRVSGLSLRDRVRSSVMRWALLVGGASMLSDGGGGGGAGEACWVEGVGLGVVRALWSGSGPPWVMRGRCRPPGWVPCWTSWLTRPLPCEGGSPFLDVPAQQLRTPVD from the exons ATGAGTGAAGGTCAATTTGGCTCAATCTCTGGCCCTAGGAACCTGCAGGTGGTCAATATGAAGCACCCACTTGGCTATTGTTTGCCACGAATGACTGGTGCTATGTCTCTGGATAAAGAGCAATCTGACCAAGAGAAAACTAAAAGACTAAAACTGCTAGAGGAACAGGTTCAAGATGTGCAGACATTGGGTTCTCATTGGGACAATAACATTCCCTTTGTCGCAAAACATATTAAAGCCTCTGGGAAGAAGGTGGAGCCTACCCATGGTCAGAAAgataaatcaaagaaaaaacaaacgccAACAGACGAGGAAATTAAGGCAAACTTGAGAAAAAAG CTGGAAGCATTTAACCAGATGTCAAAGAACAAGTCTCACGCCCAGCCAAATCCCTATTCTGACACTCAG TGTGAaccggttgggatgaaaatctgcacctccaaatgtgagaccatggtcctcagtcggaaaagggtggaatgccctctccaggtcggggatgagatcctgcacaagtatcttggggtcttgtacacgagtgagggaaaaatggaacgggagatcaaaaggtggattggtgcagcgtctgcagtgatgcagactttgtattggtatgttgtggtgaaggagctaagccgaaaggcgaagctctccatttaccggtcgatgtacattcctaccctcacctatggttgtgagctgtgggtcgtgaccgaaagaacaagatcacggatacacgcggccgaaatgagtttcctccgcagggtgtccggtctctcccttagagatagggtgagaagctcggtcatgcgttgggccctgttggtgggtgGGGCCTCCATGCTCTCCGAtggtggtgggggcggtggtGCCGGGGAGGCTTGCTGGGTGGAGGGTGTGGGGTTGGGCGTGGTCAGGGCGCTTTGGTcgggctcgggacctccctgggtcatGAGGGGTCGGTGCCGTCcacctggttgggtcccctgctggacgagCTGGCTGACTCGGCCCCTCCCTTGTGAGGGGggctcacccttcctcgatgtgcctgctcagcaactccgtacaccagttgactaa